The nucleotide window GGTGCGAGAACGCCGGCCAATTGGCGATGGCGTCGTTGATTTTGGGGTTGTACTTCATCGTGCAAGACCCCAGCGGATAGAAGCCCAAGTCCACAGCAAAGTTGTACTGCGACAGGCGCGTGAAGTGGCGCACCACATCCAACTCGCTGACTTGGGGCAAGGGAAGTTCATCGCGCACAAACTCCGCCGGGGGCAAATCGGCTTCGGGGACATCGAGCGGCGGCAGTTCAACACCAGTGCGCCCTTCGGCGCTCCGCTCGAAGAGTACCCCTTCACGTGGAACAAAGCCGTAGGTTTCGTCTTCGGCTGTGTGCATGGGTATTGCTGTTTGGGTCATGAGTGCCCCCCGTTTTCTGCTTCTATTTTCCAGCGCTTGCCGCCAGCGAGTTGTAACATTTTCTGCAAGCGGTCAGCCCCCCAGAGATAGACGTGGGCGCGCGTTGTCCAGGCGCGCGCTTCGGGCGTGAGCGTGCCGCACGTGACCATGATACCGCGCTCAATGCCGTAGGTTTCATGCAAATCACGCACGAATTGCGCCGCCACAGGTTCATCGAGCACGGCGAGGTCGCGGCGCAGAAGCACCACCCAGGGCTTGCCTTCAACATCCCACGCCAGCATGTCCACGCCTTCGACTTCGGTGTCGGCGTCGGGGTCGGCGCGAAAGCCCAACGAACGCAACAACAGGGCAATCATCTGCTTGAAGGTCGCCGACGGCAAGGTTTGCATTTGTTCAAGGGTAATGTCGCGCATGAGCGCGCGCAATTCCTGTTCGTTCATGGCTTACAATGCCCGCAATGCGTCAATCAGGCGGTCAATCTCCTCGCGCGTGTTCATTTCGGTGGCGGTCAGCAACCAATGGTTAGCGAGTTCGGGATAATCGCGCCCGAGGTCGTAGCCGCCAATGATCCCGTGCTCTTCCCACAAATAGCGGTTGATTTCCGCCGCCGGGCGCGGTGTGCGCACGGCAAATTCGCGCATGAAGTGCCCTTCAAACGCGAGTGAGAAGCCGTCCAGTTGCGCCAGTTGGTTCGCCAGGTAGTGCGCCTTGTGGTAGCAGAGGTTCGCCACCTGCTTCAGCCCGTTGCGCCCGACCGCCGCCATGTAAATGGTGACAGCCGTCGCAATCAGGGCTTCGTTGGTGCAAATGTTGCTGGTGGCTTTTTCACGGCGGATATGCTGTTCGCGGGCTTGCAGGGTGAGCACGAACCCGCGCCGACCGTCCACGTCCACCGTCTCACCGGCGATACGCCCAGGCATCTGGCGGACGTATTTTTGGCGCGTGGCGAACAGCCCCACGTAGGGACCGCCGTAGAAGAGCGGAATGCCCAGCGGTTGCCCT belongs to Ardenticatena maritima and includes:
- a CDS encoding restriction endonuclease, coding for MNEQELRALMRDITLEQMQTLPSATFKQMIALLLRSLGFRADPDADTEVEGVDMLAWDVEGKPWVVLLRRDLAVLDEPVAAQFVRDLHETYGIERGIMVTCGTLTPEARAWTTRAHVYLWGADRLQKMLQLAGGKRWKIEAENGGHS